One segment of Carya illinoinensis cultivar Pawnee chromosome 1, C.illinoinensisPawnee_v1, whole genome shotgun sequence DNA contains the following:
- the LOC122311823 gene encoding 3-ketoacyl-CoA synthase 1-like encodes MDNERLTAEMAFEDSSSAVIRVRRRLPDFLQSVKLKYVKLGYGYSRSPATILMFVLILPLALSLVLKLTNLQLDTVYELWANRTVLFYNLINTGTTFAGLALMLILFCLIFWSKQSRPIYLVDFACYKPDDKLKVTREFFLKMSEDTGAFQEESLQFQRRIMYRSGLGDETYLTKGITSRPPTLSMEEARSEAEAVMFGVVDAILDKTGIKVRDIGILVVNCSLFNPTPSLSSMIVNHFKLRTDVKSYNLGGMGCSAGLISIDLAKDLLNANPNTYALVVSTENITLNWYFGSDRSMLLSNCIFRMGGAAVLLSNRSRDRGRSKYKLVHTVRTHKGADDKDYNCVYQREDEKGTVGVHLSQDLMARAGEALKTNITTLGPLVLPFSEQFIFFVTLLKKKILKAKVKPYIPNFKLAFEHFCVHAGGRGVLDELEKNLQLSEWHLEPSRMTLHRFGNTSSSTLWYELAYTEAKGRVSRGDRVWQIAFGAGFKCNSAAWRALRTIPLDDSRHNPWVDSIDRYPVKVPVG; translated from the coding sequence ATGGATAACGAGAGACTAACGGCCGAAATGGCGTTTGAAGACTCGTCCTCCGCTGTTATCAGAGTCCGGCGACGCTTGCCAGATTTCTTACAGTCCGTGAAGCTAAAGTACGTTAAATTAGGCTATGGCTACTCACGCAGCCCGGCCACTATTCTAATGTTCGTTTTGATTTTGCCTCTGGCCCTTTCCTTGGTGCTTAAGCTCACCAATCTGCAACTAGACACCGTGTACGAGTTATGGGCAAACCGGACAGTTTTGTTCTACAACCTCATTAATACAGGTACAACCTTCGCTGGTCTTGCTTTGATGCTGATCCTTTTCTGCCTGATCTTCTGGTCAAAGCAGTCCAGACCAATTTATCTCGTAGATTTTGCATGTTACAAGCCGGATGACAAACTTAAAGTTACTAGAGAGTTTTTCTTAAAGATGAGTGAAGATACTGGAGCATTCCAGGAGGAGAGTCTCCAGTTTCAGAGACGAATAATGTACAGGTCAGGTCTTGGTGACGAGACTTATCTAACAAAAGGAATTACGTCCAGACCACCAACATTAAGCATGGAAGAGGCCCGGTCCGAGGCCGAGGCCGTTATGTTTGGTGTAGTCGATGCAATTCTAGACAAAACCGGAATTAAAGTAAGGGACATTGGAATCCTTGTTGTGAATTGTAGCTTATTCAATCCAACCCCATCTCTCTCCTCCATGATTGTGAACCACTTCAAGCTCCGAACCGACGTTAAGTCCTACAATCTCGGCGGCATGGGTTGCAGCGCTGGCCTTATTTCCATTGACCTCGCAAAAGATCTCCTTAATGCAAACCCAAACACGTATGCCCTCGTCGTAAGCACCGAAAACATTACTCTCAATTGGTACTTCGGCAGCGACCGATCGATGTTGTTATCTAATTGCATATTCCGCATGGGGGGTGCGGCCGTTCTGCTATCGAACCGGTCACGGGATCGGGGCCGTTCCAAGTACAAGCTGGTCCACACTGTTCGAACCCACAAAGGCGCGGACGACAAAGATTACAACTGTGTCTATCAAAGAGAGGATGAAAAAGGAACTGTCGGGGTTCATCTCTCTCAAGATTTAATGGCGCGGGCCGGAGAGGCATTGAAAACGAATATCACGACCCTGGGTCCTTTAGTTCTGCCATTTTCTGAGCAATTCATCTTCTTTGTTACGTTGCTGAAGAAGAAGATCCTGAAGGCGAAGGTGAAGCCATACATACCGAACTTCAAGCTGGCTTTCGAGCACTTTTGCGTACATGCAGGCGGGAGAGGAGTGTTGGACGAGTTGGAGAAAAACTTACAACTCAGTGAGTGGCACTTAGAGCCATCGAGGATGACGCTGCATCGTTTCGGGAACACGTCGAGTAGTACGTTATGGTACGAGTTGGCATATACGGAGGCAAAGGGTCGGGTTTCAAGGGGCGACAGGGTCTGGCAGATTGCTTTCGGCGCAGGTTTCAAGTGTAACAGCGCGGCATGGAGAGCACTCAGAACGATTCCGTTGGACGATTCCCGGCATAATCCATGGGTTGACTCAATCGATAGGTACCCGGTTAAGGTTCCTGTTGGATAG